A genomic region of Pseudomonadota bacterium contains the following coding sequences:
- the hcp gene encoding type VI secretion system tube protein Hcp, whose amino-acid sequence MKRLSMIAVVFALSVIPLSASASYEFYVVVDGGKQGKFRAECTQAAWKDAMKGVDFRYEVTSPTDAGTGAATGKRQHKPIVITKALGPSAPQFLQALVTNELLKQVVISFVQRNGAGEEEVVYTIKLTNARVLGYVTRVGTVEGDPRLQLLEDITIVFARIDVEHKVGKTMAFDDTTK is encoded by the coding sequence ATGAAGAGACTGTCGATGATCGCCGTCGTGTTCGCGCTGTCGGTCATTCCGCTCTCGGCGTCGGCCTCGTATGAGTTCTACGTCGTGGTCGATGGGGGCAAGCAGGGCAAGTTCAGGGCCGAGTGCACCCAGGCTGCCTGGAAGGACGCGATGAAGGGGGTCGACTTCCGGTACGAAGTCACCTCGCCGACGGACGCCGGTACCGGCGCGGCCACCGGAAAGAGACAGCACAAGCCGATCGTCATCACGAAGGCGCTCGGCCCGTCCGCGCCGCAGTTCCTCCAGGCGCTAGTCACGAACGAGCTCCTCAAGCAGGTCGTGATCAGCTTCGTCCAGCGCAACGGGGCGGGCGAGGAGGAGGTCGTCTACACCATCAAGCTCACGAACGCGCGGGTGCTGGGCTACGTGACGCGCGTCGGCACGGTGGAGGGCGATCCGAGGCTGCAGCTGCTCGAGGACATCACCATCGTGTTCGCCCGGATCGACGTCGAGCACAAGGTCGGCAAGACCATGGCCTTCGACGACACGACGAAGTAG